The following are encoded in a window of Nibricoccus aquaticus genomic DNA:
- a CDS encoding family 20 glycosylhydrolase, with protein sequence MLRAFQWDLARQVERLDVLLKLLPRYADWGYNELYLHLEDAVEYPSLPTVARADAYSHRQLHRLVNTAERHGIRTVPIVNLLGHTQYLIKAPALRDLNELRAPDGSPLERGQICPLHADTLAVAEKLLHDTAPFCTAGKVHVGLDESFHLGKCPRCRAEIADRGLAAHFAGHVNRLHTLTSSRGLQLGLWADMLNFIPSAIPLLPRDIAAYDWYYYPFTRHPRVELFNFAESDLATPLAKHGIDYWGCPMNGAFRYEPLPLFRDRLANLRSWWKRCHDTNAAGFLVTSWEAYRLALETTTVVDAAAASLWLNPKKSTDDETLLTAGFERVFGKGKKLSARHAARTALAADARAFTGYARWEINDRWDLRAATTRSPASRLRTSTGHWSLVTGHSPSSPSAPFTLHPSPFTLPRPLASSLAFLAYLESRDTFVARAADGIFALRRTLASSARPNSQLSTLNSQLGSSPLIRLRLDDLTRDARVFARQLATGRRAARAMWLRTRDAKVRGQNELILDADAARLATWRTFLRSLRRRPDLALDTTPVCGRWQLVFTVENIAPALQKIVVEQQQPDRTWRELRARHTIEFRSEAAQPRANISRLFSTPIDDPSRPLRLSLRGLGQVAIRDLALTNCVTTLRPAAWPRTTKKILGHPAPTRGFPDITRTLATLPLRFPR encoded by the coding sequence ATGCTCCGCGCCTTCCAATGGGACCTCGCCCGCCAGGTCGAGCGCCTCGACGTCCTGCTCAAACTTCTCCCGCGCTACGCCGACTGGGGCTACAACGAACTGTATCTGCATCTCGAAGACGCCGTCGAATACCCCTCTCTCCCCACCGTCGCCCGCGCCGACGCCTACTCCCACCGCCAGCTCCACCGCCTCGTCAACACCGCCGAGCGCCACGGCATCCGCACCGTCCCCATCGTCAATCTCCTCGGCCACACGCAGTACCTGATAAAAGCCCCCGCGCTACGCGACCTGAACGAACTCCGCGCCCCCGACGGCTCTCCGCTCGAGCGCGGCCAGATCTGCCCGCTCCACGCCGACACCCTCGCCGTCGCCGAAAAACTGCTACACGACACCGCCCCCTTCTGCACCGCCGGCAAAGTCCACGTCGGCCTCGACGAATCCTTCCACCTCGGCAAATGCCCGCGCTGCCGCGCCGAAATCGCAGACCGCGGCCTCGCCGCCCACTTCGCCGGCCACGTCAACCGCCTCCACACGCTCACCTCCTCGCGCGGTCTCCAGCTCGGCCTCTGGGCCGACATGCTCAACTTCATCCCCTCCGCGATCCCGCTCCTCCCGCGCGACATCGCCGCCTACGACTGGTACTACTACCCCTTCACCCGCCACCCGCGCGTCGAGCTCTTCAACTTCGCCGAGTCCGACCTCGCCACGCCGCTCGCCAAACACGGCATCGACTACTGGGGCTGCCCCATGAACGGCGCCTTCCGCTACGAGCCGCTCCCCCTCTTCCGCGACCGCCTCGCCAACCTCCGCTCCTGGTGGAAACGCTGTCACGACACCAACGCCGCCGGCTTCCTCGTCACCTCCTGGGAAGCCTACCGCCTCGCCCTCGAAACAACCACCGTCGTCGATGCCGCCGCCGCATCCCTCTGGCTGAACCCCAAAAAATCCACCGACGACGAAACCCTACTCACCGCCGGTTTCGAACGCGTCTTTGGCAAAGGCAAAAAACTCAGCGCCCGCCACGCCGCCCGCACCGCCCTCGCCGCCGACGCCCGCGCCTTCACCGGCTACGCCCGCTGGGAAATCAACGACCGCTGGGACCTCCGCGCCGCCACGACTCGCTCTCCCGCCTCTCGCCTGCGTACGTCCACTGGTCACTGGTCATTGGTCACTGGTCATTCCCCCTCCTCTCCGTCCGCCCCTTTCACCCTTCACCCTTCACCCTTCACTCTTCCTCGCCCGCTCGCCTCCAGCCTCGCCTTCCTCGCGTACTTGGAATCCCGCGACACCTTCGTCGCCCGCGCCGCCGACGGCATCTTCGCCCTCCGCCGCACATTAGCCTCTTCCGCACGTCCGAACTCTCAACTCTCAACCCTCAACTCTCAACTCGGCTCGTCTCCGCTCATCCGTCTCCGCCTCGACGACCTCACCCGCGACGCCCGCGTCTTCGCCCGTCAACTCGCCACCGGCCGCCGCGCTGCCCGCGCCATGTGGCTACGCACCCGCGACGCGAAAGTCCGCGGCCAAAACGAGCTCATCCTCGACGCCGACGCCGCCCGCCTCGCCACCTGGCGCACCTTCCTTCGCTCTCTACGCCGACGCCCCGACCTCGCCCTCGATACCACGCCCGTCTGCGGCCGCTGGCAGCTCGTCTTCACCGTCGAGAACATCGCCCCTGCTCTCCAAAAAATCGTCGTCGAACAACAACAGCCCGACCGCACCTGGCGCGAACTCCGCGCCCGCCACACCATCGAATTCCGCTCCGAAGCCGCGCAACCGCGCGCCAATATTTCCCGCCTCTTCTCCACACCCATCGACGATCCGTCGCGCCCCCTCCGCCTCTCCCTCCGCGGTCTCGGCCAAGTCGCCATCCGCGACCTCGCGCTCACCAACTGCGTTACCACCCTCCGCCCCGCAGCCTGGCCACGCACCACCAAAAAAATCCTCGGCCACCCCGCCCCCACCCGCGGCTTCCCCGACATCACCCGCACCCTCGCCACCCTCCCCCTCCGCTTTCCGAGATAG
- a CDS encoding SixA phosphatase family protein, with the protein MPVVYLVRHAHAVTEEENPLRPLSTRGHDECRRLVSFFKNNRALTPAEFWHSPLARARETAALLQPLAPHAALRETLGLLPEDRPEKMAARLATLASTQMLAIVGHEPHLSSLATLLVTGRSGLTAFDVEKGAILCLASEDKHTWSVRWHLAPSLLP; encoded by the coding sequence ATGCCCGTCGTTTACCTCGTCCGCCACGCCCACGCCGTCACCGAAGAGGAAAATCCTCTCCGCCCCTTGAGCACGCGCGGCCACGACGAGTGCCGCCGTCTCGTTTCGTTTTTCAAAAACAACCGCGCCCTCACGCCCGCCGAGTTCTGGCACAGCCCGCTCGCCCGCGCCCGCGAAACTGCCGCGCTACTTCAACCCCTCGCGCCTCACGCCGCCCTCCGCGAAACCCTCGGCCTGCTCCCCGAAGACCGCCCCGAAAAAATGGCCGCACGCCTCGCCACCCTCGCCTCCACCCAGATGCTTGCCATCGTCGGCCACGAACCGCACCTGAGCTCCCTCGCCACGCTGCTCGTCACCGGTCGCTCCGGCCTCACCGCCTTCGACGTCGAAAAAGGCGCCATCCTCTGCCTCGCCTCTGAAGACAAGCACACCTGGTCCGTCCGCTGGCACCTCGCCCCCTCCCTCCTCCCTTAA
- a CDS encoding TonB-dependent receptor plug domain-containing protein — MKTSPVVGSAHRFVLAASAALAVGAVVLSAQTAPVQPTEERVVLQHVDVAPVLSEPMVITGSAVPVIPAEAFQPVTTISQVNLEDAGSGTLAEGLRTLVPGFFGEAGTELRANGGTGVAKANLRGLGGTLTLLDGQRSVFDELNLIPTIAVQGVEIAKDGASARYGADALTGVFNTVLVPSYRGAKVRAYYGNTTGDDMGTVRVGFIAGAAAGKTDVVVAGEYYHRNAVMSRDRVGSADADARSQGGQNWREFVTSGLTYAYHASDGWQYRVLAPGRTAGYGLSDFMVQTTAQYYNPRADTALIPEQENKSVYARINHQILPGGRLEAFARMLFAQNEYESAVSPLAINAINVTQYPAVSPHLPPVSSGLTVYYPPGYYYYLRPASIGPRGRIYERDVYDFQAGLKGKIPGGWSWEATYLYSWWYRDDTQTNSFDYAKLAAAINSGAYNPYALDSARGVNPTNSRAFDNPAALRDAAVQGRIDHDFGMRGGSVRAGGPVFELPAGKVQLAVGGDYTLSEQSVVPDRNITGQNGLMIGFNPAGFTASGYEARGVFAEVMVPLISSAQGITAVRDLRLSASVRRSEKDVKGAVRDLAGVYQQRSREFSETTPKVGVLYRPVRDVMFRATYAEGFRTPSLGHLFAAAGSSQLALSDPLGFTTASAVIVNSRGNPDLEPEESKTWNVGAVYTPKAAKGLRFEVDYYRGVVSNLIADGAQYALNANALTQGPGFRRGVAGSINPNAAFASAITRNSAGAVTAVSFYPVNASSREASGIDGQIVAEWPVTAAKVMSVLAWNTTLNWDLTTVGGQPSQNWLGRYVDASTNSISPGSIPRHRGRFSQGVEKGAWSVIGAVNRVSHLEDDATRTLGNRPRYVSQWTTFDAQLGYRWKAAGIEVRAGVNNIADEAAPFAAGAVNAVSNASYDVTLHNDIGRFVYVQVTKAF, encoded by the coding sequence ATGAAGACTTCCCCGGTTGTTGGTTCTGCGCATCGTTTTGTCCTGGCTGCGTCTGCCGCACTGGCGGTGGGTGCGGTTGTGTTGTCGGCGCAGACGGCGCCGGTGCAGCCCACGGAGGAGCGGGTGGTGCTCCAGCATGTGGATGTGGCGCCGGTACTTTCCGAGCCGATGGTGATCACGGGGTCGGCGGTGCCGGTGATTCCGGCGGAGGCGTTTCAGCCGGTGACGACGATTTCGCAGGTGAATTTGGAGGACGCGGGGTCGGGCACGCTGGCGGAAGGGCTGCGGACTTTGGTGCCGGGGTTTTTCGGCGAGGCGGGGACGGAGTTGCGCGCGAACGGTGGGACGGGCGTGGCGAAGGCAAATCTGCGCGGGTTGGGCGGCACGCTGACGTTGCTCGATGGGCAGCGGAGCGTGTTCGACGAGTTGAATTTAATTCCGACGATCGCGGTGCAGGGGGTGGAGATCGCGAAGGATGGGGCGAGCGCGCGATATGGTGCGGATGCGTTGACGGGAGTTTTTAATACGGTGCTGGTGCCGAGCTATCGTGGGGCGAAGGTGCGTGCTTATTATGGCAACACGACGGGTGACGATATGGGGACGGTGCGGGTGGGGTTCATCGCGGGCGCGGCGGCGGGCAAGACCGATGTCGTGGTGGCGGGGGAGTATTATCATCGGAATGCGGTGATGTCGCGCGACCGCGTAGGTTCGGCGGATGCGGATGCGCGGAGTCAGGGCGGGCAGAACTGGCGGGAGTTCGTGACGTCGGGGCTCACGTATGCGTATCACGCTTCCGATGGATGGCAGTACCGGGTGCTGGCTCCGGGCCGGACGGCCGGATATGGGTTATCCGACTTCATGGTCCAGACAACGGCGCAGTACTATAATCCGCGCGCGGACACTGCGCTGATTCCGGAGCAGGAGAACAAGTCGGTTTATGCGCGCATCAACCACCAGATACTGCCGGGCGGGCGGCTGGAGGCGTTTGCACGGATGCTGTTCGCACAAAATGAATACGAGAGCGCTGTGTCGCCGCTGGCGATCAATGCGATCAACGTGACGCAATACCCGGCGGTGAGTCCGCATCTGCCTCCGGTCTCCAGCGGACTGACCGTTTATTACCCTCCTGGCTATTATTACTATTTGAGGCCGGCTTCGATTGGGCCGCGCGGGCGCATCTACGAGCGGGATGTTTACGATTTTCAGGCGGGGTTGAAGGGGAAGATTCCCGGAGGCTGGAGCTGGGAGGCTACGTATTTGTATAGCTGGTGGTATCGCGACGACACGCAGACCAATTCATTCGATTACGCGAAGCTGGCGGCGGCGATTAACAGCGGGGCGTATAATCCTTACGCACTGGATTCGGCGCGCGGCGTGAATCCGACGAACTCGCGGGCATTCGATAATCCTGCGGCGCTGCGCGACGCGGCGGTGCAGGGGCGGATCGATCACGATTTCGGGATGCGCGGGGGATCGGTGCGTGCGGGCGGGCCGGTGTTCGAATTGCCGGCGGGGAAGGTGCAGCTGGCGGTGGGCGGGGATTATACGTTGTCCGAGCAGAGTGTGGTGCCGGACCGGAATATCACCGGGCAGAACGGGTTGATGATTGGGTTTAATCCGGCGGGGTTCACGGCGTCGGGTTATGAGGCGCGGGGAGTGTTTGCCGAGGTGATGGTGCCGCTCATTTCGAGCGCGCAGGGAATCACGGCGGTGCGGGATTTGCGCTTGTCGGCTAGCGTGCGGCGGAGTGAGAAGGATGTGAAGGGTGCGGTGCGCGATCTGGCGGGCGTGTATCAGCAGCGGTCGCGGGAGTTTTCGGAGACGACGCCGAAGGTGGGTGTGTTGTATCGGCCGGTGCGTGACGTGATGTTTCGCGCGACGTACGCGGAGGGTTTCCGCACGCCGAGCCTGGGGCATCTGTTCGCGGCGGCGGGCAGCTCGCAGCTGGCGTTGAGCGATCCGCTGGGATTCACGACGGCGAGCGCGGTGATCGTGAATTCGCGGGGGAATCCGGATCTGGAACCGGAGGAATCGAAGACGTGGAATGTGGGCGCGGTGTACACGCCGAAGGCGGCGAAGGGGCTGCGCTTCGAGGTGGATTATTACCGGGGCGTGGTGAGCAATCTGATCGCGGATGGGGCGCAGTATGCGCTCAACGCGAACGCGCTGACGCAGGGGCCGGGCTTCCGGCGCGGGGTGGCGGGCTCGATCAATCCGAATGCGGCGTTCGCGAGCGCGATCACGCGTAACTCGGCGGGCGCGGTGACGGCGGTGAGTTTTTATCCCGTGAATGCGTCGTCGCGCGAGGCGAGCGGCATCGACGGGCAGATCGTGGCGGAGTGGCCGGTGACGGCGGCGAAGGTGATGTCAGTGCTGGCGTGGAATACGACGCTGAACTGGGATCTGACGACGGTGGGCGGACAGCCGAGCCAGAACTGGCTGGGGCGTTATGTGGATGCTTCAACGAACAGCATTTCGCCGGGGAGCATTCCGCGGCATCGCGGGCGTTTCTCGCAAGGTGTCGAGAAGGGCGCGTGGTCGGTGATCGGCGCGGTGAATCGTGTGAGTCATCTGGAGGATGACGCGACGCGGACGTTGGGGAATCGGCCGCGTTATGTGAGCCAATGGACGACGTTCGATGCTCAGCTGGGTTATCGCTGGAAGGCGGCGGGGATCGAGGTGCGCGCGGGCGTGAACAATATCGCGGACGAGGCGGCGCCGTTTGCGGCGGGTGCGGTCAATGCGGTGTCGAACGCGAGCTACGATGTGACGCTGCATAACGACATCGGGCGCTTCGTGTATGTGCAGGTGACGAAGGCGTTTTGA
- the purE gene encoding 5-(carboxyamino)imidazole ribonucleotide mutase encodes MSQPLVGVIMGSTSDWDTMQHAAATLESLGVPFEKLVVSAHRTPDKMYEYAKSAESRGLRAIIAGAGGAAHLPGMTAALTALPVLGVPVESHALKGQDSLLSIVQMPGGIPVATFAIGKAGAINAALFAAAILSVGGEKKIKVALDAFRANQTAKVLDAKLP; translated from the coding sequence ATGAGCCAACCTCTTGTCGGTGTGATCATGGGCAGCACGTCGGATTGGGATACGATGCAGCACGCGGCGGCGACGCTCGAAAGCCTGGGCGTGCCCTTTGAGAAGCTGGTCGTGAGCGCGCATCGCACGCCGGACAAGATGTACGAGTATGCGAAGTCGGCGGAGTCGCGCGGGCTTCGGGCGATCATCGCGGGGGCGGGCGGTGCGGCGCATTTGCCGGGGATGACGGCGGCGCTGACGGCGTTGCCGGTGCTCGGGGTGCCGGTGGAGTCGCACGCGTTGAAGGGGCAGGATTCGTTGCTCTCGATCGTGCAAATGCCGGGAGGCATTCCGGTGGCGACGTTTGCGATCGGGAAGGCGGGGGCGATCAACGCGGCGTTGTTTGCGGCGGCGATTTTGTCGGTCGGCGGCGAAAAGAAGATCAAGGTGGCGCTGGATGCGTTTCGCGCGAATCAGACGGCGAAGGTGTTGGACGCGAAGCTGCCGTGA
- a CDS encoding 5-(carboxyamino)imidazole ribonucleotide synthase, with product MISPGKIVGVLGGGQLGRMFAQAAERLGYRVHIYEPARKSPAGEVSAKEVNAPYTDVERLTEFVSECDVVTYEFENIPVEPLWEIEKKVLMHPHSNVLEICQNRMREKTWLRKNGFPHVPFAEVEAGDDLAAAIRRIGMPCVVKTADFGYDGKGQIKVSDEASVAKAVASFTKQRAVVEKYIDFKCELSVIVARTPGGAMKTFPVSENIHTKHVLDFSIVPARITEAVRVEAETLAKTIAEKLNVVGLLAVEIFLTDRSEIIVNELAPRPHNSGHYTLDACRTSQFEQHVRAVTDLPLGDTTLTSPVVMVNILGDAWKWRDGQLVGDPNWAAVLSEPAAKLHLYGKNEPRVGRKMGHFTVQAATADVALEAARALKAKL from the coding sequence ATGATCTCTCCCGGTAAAATCGTCGGTGTCCTCGGTGGCGGCCAGCTTGGCCGGATGTTTGCGCAAGCGGCGGAGCGGCTTGGCTATCGGGTGCATATTTACGAGCCCGCGCGGAAGTCGCCGGCGGGCGAGGTTTCGGCGAAGGAGGTCAATGCGCCGTACACCGATGTCGAGCGGCTGACGGAGTTCGTGAGCGAGTGCGATGTGGTGACGTACGAATTTGAAAACATCCCGGTGGAGCCGCTTTGGGAGATCGAGAAGAAGGTTCTGATGCATCCGCATTCGAATGTTTTGGAGATCTGCCAGAACCGGATGCGCGAGAAGACGTGGCTGCGGAAGAATGGGTTTCCGCATGTGCCTTTCGCGGAGGTCGAGGCGGGCGACGATCTGGCGGCGGCGATCCGGCGGATCGGGATGCCGTGCGTGGTGAAGACGGCGGACTTTGGCTACGATGGGAAAGGGCAGATCAAGGTCAGCGACGAGGCGAGTGTGGCGAAGGCGGTGGCGTCGTTTACGAAGCAGCGGGCGGTGGTGGAGAAGTATATCGATTTTAAGTGCGAGCTGTCGGTGATCGTGGCGCGCACGCCGGGCGGGGCGATGAAGACGTTCCCGGTTTCGGAGAATATCCACACGAAACACGTGCTGGATTTTTCGATCGTGCCGGCGCGGATCACCGAGGCGGTGCGCGTGGAGGCGGAAACGCTGGCGAAGACGATCGCGGAGAAGCTCAACGTGGTCGGGTTGCTCGCGGTGGAGATTTTTCTCACGGATCGCAGCGAGATCATCGTGAACGAACTCGCGCCGCGTCCGCACAACTCGGGGCATTATACGCTCGATGCGTGCCGGACGTCGCAGTTCGAGCAGCATGTGCGCGCGGTGACGGATCTGCCGCTGGGCGACACGACGCTGACGTCGCCGGTGGTGATGGTGAATATTTTGGGCGATGCGTGGAAGTGGCGCGATGGGCAGCTGGTCGGCGATCCGAACTGGGCGGCGGTGTTGAGCGAGCCGGCGGCGAAGCTGCATCTCTACGGGAAGAACGAGCCGCGCGTGGGCCGCAAGATGGGGCATTTCACGGTGCAGGCCGCAACGGCGGATGTGGCGCTCGAGGCGGCGCGGGCGCTCAAGGCGAAATTGTGA
- a CDS encoding XdhC family protein: protein MKELLSITASLRADPSPAVLCTLVGVTGSSFRTIGARMLWRPDGSYIGSISGGCLEADLMTQAADVLRTSRPRIARYNTAADTDIIWGTGSGCEGTIAVWLEPIAGVPPWLDFILAAWDRRENAALFTECFPHHTPTGAVAARASSGLSWTHPDHKDPFASERLLPDALERQTSTEMLAHRDHGFFCEFLPPPPSLTLFGAGDDTQSLTYLATELGWRVTIVDSRASLLNTTRFPSAHALHLAPPETALASLPLDARSFVVLMTHRYLDDLPLLRALLPRPLAYLGLLGSRKRSEKILADLTREGLAITDDMHARLHAPVGLDLGGGTPEEVALSILAELQASHSSRDARPLRQRLLPIHRDQGRLESLVSAPPRFAAIILAAGASTRLGQPKQLLLHKGTPLIVRAAQAALDAKALPVIVVLGAHADKIRPALAGLPVFIVENPNWAEGMGTSITTGFSALHGGVSTFGSVLLAVCDQPHLSATAIEKLRAALDGRHTIAATRHGDTGGVPAIFTHSHFPTLRQLRGAEGARRIIAAHKSNTALVDLPELALDIDTPADWQQLNSP, encoded by the coding sequence ATGAAAGAGCTCCTGAGCATCACCGCCTCCCTCCGCGCCGACCCATCTCCCGCCGTCCTCTGCACCCTCGTCGGCGTCACCGGCTCCTCCTTCCGCACCATCGGCGCCCGCATGTTGTGGCGCCCCGACGGCTCTTACATCGGCTCCATCAGCGGCGGCTGCCTCGAAGCCGACCTCATGACTCAAGCCGCCGACGTTCTGCGCACCTCCCGCCCACGCATCGCCCGCTACAACACCGCCGCCGACACCGACATCATCTGGGGCACCGGCAGCGGCTGCGAAGGCACCATCGCCGTCTGGCTCGAACCCATCGCCGGCGTCCCTCCCTGGCTCGACTTCATCCTCGCCGCCTGGGACCGCCGCGAAAACGCCGCGCTCTTCACTGAGTGCTTCCCCCACCACACGCCCACCGGCGCAGTCGCAGCCCGCGCATCCAGCGGTCTCTCATGGACTCATCCCGACCATAAAGATCCCTTCGCCAGCGAACGCCTTCTGCCTGACGCACTGGAGCGACAGACCAGCACTGAAATGCTCGCCCACCGCGACCACGGATTCTTCTGCGAATTCCTCCCCCCTCCGCCCTCCCTCACCCTCTTCGGCGCCGGCGACGACACCCAATCCCTCACCTACCTCGCCACCGAACTCGGCTGGCGCGTCACCATCGTCGACTCCCGCGCCTCGCTTCTCAACACCACCCGCTTCCCCTCCGCCCACGCTCTCCACCTCGCCCCACCGGAGACCGCCCTCGCCAGCCTCCCGCTCGACGCCCGTTCCTTCGTCGTCCTGATGACGCACCGTTACCTCGACGACCTGCCCCTCCTCCGCGCCCTGCTCCCGCGCCCGCTCGCCTACCTCGGTCTCCTCGGCTCCCGCAAACGCTCCGAAAAAATCCTCGCCGACCTCACCCGCGAAGGCCTCGCCATCACCGATGACATGCACGCCCGCCTTCACGCCCCCGTCGGCCTCGACCTCGGCGGCGGCACCCCCGAGGAAGTCGCCCTCTCCATCCTCGCCGAGCTTCAAGCCTCACACTCCTCCCGCGACGCCCGCCCCCTCCGCCAACGCCTTCTCCCCATCCACCGCGACCAAGGCCGCCTCGAATCCCTGGTATCCGCTCCGCCTCGATTCGCCGCCATCATCCTCGCCGCCGGCGCCTCCACCCGCCTCGGACAACCCAAACAACTCCTCCTCCACAAAGGCACCCCGCTCATCGTCCGCGCCGCCCAGGCCGCCTTGGATGCCAAGGCCCTCCCCGTCATCGTCGTCCTCGGCGCCCACGCCGACAAAATCCGCCCCGCACTCGCCGGCCTCCCCGTCTTCATCGTTGAAAACCCCAATTGGGCCGAGGGCATGGGCACCTCCATCACCACGGGTTTCTCCGCTCTCCACGGTGGCGTCTCCACTTTCGGCTCCGTCCTTCTCGCCGTCTGCGACCAGCCGCACCTCTCCGCCACCGCCATCGAGAAACTCCGCGCCGCCCTGGACGGTCGCCACACTATCGCCGCCACGCGCCACGGCGACACCGGCGGCGTCCCCGCCATCTTCACCCATTCCCATTTCCCCACCCTCCGCCAGCTCCGCGGAGCCGAAGGCGCCCGCCGCATTATCGCCGCTCACAAATCCAACACCGCCCTCGTCGATCTCCCCGAACTCGCCCTCGACATCGATACCCCGGCAGACTGGCAGCAGCTCAATTCCCCGTAA
- a CDS encoding ATP-binding protein, translating to MRYLQSTPPFPALPDARDTRDKPPAAPLLAAAVHAQSEGVLIVEKRWTRKGLKIIFANESFCAMTGHTVSGLRELGLATLHVETDTLPRLKDWVSHLQSGTVFSGEGGLLRKDGTALFAAWNYCPVHDERGRVTHIVATFRDLTEKRRLQEALVHSQRLDAVGRLAGGVAHDFNNLLSVINGYCEILATKAPIRRQASRELEEIHLASQKAALLVRQLLAFSRRQAMNPKVISLNQLVRDNAEILSRLLKPSKSLALSLDTESLNIRVDPAQLQQVLLNLTINARDALAEGGQVTLTTALREITGENQSDPSDLEPIPTGRYAVLAVHDNGIGMDEQTQSHLFEPFFTTKEPGHGTGLGLALVYGVVQQSGGHIRVHSAPRVGSTFEIFLPEVREPVQAIHAPIPTLPGTRGRETVLIVEEDDVIRKMVASILTADGYTVLSERTADDGLDIARRLGRPIDLLITQIGGNVGSEGEKLVRDLHAEHPQVRVLATCNPDCAPLAMLSADRVACVTKPFALSALIKSVRTLLDAKK from the coding sequence GCTGGACCCGCAAAGGCCTCAAAATCATTTTCGCCAACGAGAGCTTCTGCGCCATGACCGGCCACACCGTCAGCGGCCTGCGCGAACTCGGCCTCGCCACGCTCCACGTCGAGACCGACACCCTTCCCCGCCTCAAAGACTGGGTCTCCCATCTCCAAAGCGGCACCGTCTTCAGCGGCGAAGGCGGCCTCCTGCGCAAAGATGGCACCGCTCTCTTCGCCGCTTGGAACTACTGCCCCGTTCACGACGAACGCGGCCGCGTCACCCACATCGTCGCCACCTTCCGCGACCTCACCGAAAAACGCCGCCTCCAGGAAGCCCTCGTCCACTCGCAACGCCTCGACGCCGTCGGCCGCCTCGCCGGCGGAGTCGCCCACGATTTCAACAACCTGCTGTCCGTCATTAACGGATACTGCGAAATCCTCGCCACCAAAGCCCCGATACGCCGACAGGCCTCCCGCGAACTCGAAGAGATCCACCTCGCCAGCCAGAAAGCCGCGCTCCTCGTCCGTCAGCTCCTCGCCTTCTCCCGCCGCCAGGCGATGAACCCAAAAGTCATCAGCCTCAACCAACTCGTCCGCGACAACGCCGAGATCCTCTCCCGCCTGCTCAAGCCGTCCAAATCCCTCGCGCTCTCCCTCGACACCGAGTCCCTCAACATCCGCGTCGATCCCGCCCAGCTCCAGCAGGTCCTCCTCAATCTCACCATCAACGCCCGCGACGCCCTCGCCGAAGGCGGCCAGGTCACCCTCACCACCGCCCTCCGCGAAATCACCGGCGAAAACCAGTCCGACCCCTCCGACTTGGAGCCCATCCCCACCGGCCGCTACGCCGTCCTCGCCGTCCACGACAACGGCATCGGCATGGACGAACAAACGCAGTCGCACCTCTTCGAGCCCTTCTTCACCACCAAAGAACCCGGCCACGGCACCGGCCTCGGCCTCGCCCTGGTTTACGGCGTCGTTCAGCAATCCGGCGGCCACATCCGCGTCCACAGCGCCCCGCGCGTCGGCTCCACCTTCGAGATTTTTCTCCCCGAAGTCCGCGAGCCCGTCCAAGCCATCCACGCGCCCATCCCCACACTCCCCGGCACCCGCGGCCGCGAGACCGTTCTCATCGTCGAAGAAGACGACGTCATCCGCAAAATGGTCGCCAGCATCCTCACGGCCGACGGCTACACCGTCCTCTCCGAGCGCACCGCCGACGACGGCCTCGACATCGCCCGCCGCCTCGGCCGCCCCATCGACCTCCTCATCACCCAGATCGGCGGCAACGTCGGCAGCGAAGGCGAAAAACTCGTCCGCGACCTCCACGCCGAACACCCGCAAGTCCGCGTCCTCGCCACCTGCAACCCCGACTGCGCCCCGCTCGCGATGCTCTCCGCTGACCGCGTTGCCTGCGTGACCAAGCCCTTCGCCCTCAGCGCCCTCATCAAATCCGTTCGCACCCTCTTGGACGCGAAAAAATAA